The Streptomyces sp. A2-16 sequence AAGAGCGGCGACGCTGCCGGGTCCCGTGTTGCGGATGTAGGTGGGAAAGGCCGGGCGCAGGACGCCGTCGAGCCGTACGCGCTCGGTGTCGGTGTCGATCCGTCCGGCGGGCAGGGGGGTGGTGGGGAAGAGCACGGCGTGGGCTCCGGTGGCGCGGAAGATCCGCCGGTAGCCGTCCACGAGCACGCGGTCGCGGATGCCGAGAGCGGCCTTGTACGCCGACTCGGTGATCGCCTGCGGGAACACGACGCGCTCCATCGTCGTGCGGACGTCGGCATCTGTGATCCGGGCCAGGAGTCCCGCCGGGTCCGTGCCGTCCGCCGCTGTGCTCAGATACCCGGGCAGCTGCCTGGCCGCCTCGTAGAGGGTGATCGGGAATCCGGCCCGTTCCTCGGCCGTCTCGACCTCCGGCAGTCGTGCCGGCACGAGCCGGACCCCGGCGCTCCCCAGTACGTGCAGGCAGTGCTCCCAGACCTCGGCGGTGCGCGGGTGCAACGGCTCGGTGAAGTGGTGTTCGGGGACGGCGAGTACGACCTCGCGCGGGTCGGGTGCCTCGGCCGGGTCGCGGTCGGCAGCGAGGACGGCATCCAGCAGCACCAGGTCCGCGACGGTCGGGGCCATGGGGCCGATGGTGTCGCGCGTCCACGACAGCGGGGTCACTCCGTCGGCCGGGTAACGGCCCGTCGTCGGGCGAAGACCGGCGATGCCGGTCAGGGCTGCCGGGACACGGACCGAGCCCCCGGTGTCGGTGCCCAGACCGGCCGGCGCCAGACCGGCGGCGACGGCCGTCGCGGTGCCGCCGCTGCTTCCGCCCGCGAATCGGGTGGGATCGGCCGGGTTGCGGGCGGGCCCGTAGGGGCCGCCCGCGATGGTGGCTCCCAGGGCCAGTTCGTGCATGTTGGTCTTGCCCAGCACGATCGCGCCTGCCGCGCGCAGCCGGGTGATCGCCCGCGCGTCCTGGTCCGGGACGAATCCGGCGAGGGCCTCGCAGCCCGCGGTGTTGGGGAGTCCGGCGACGTGGATGTTGTCCTTGACCGCGATCGGCAGCCCGTGCAGCGGGCCCCGCACGGGGCCGCGGTCCGCTGCCGCGGCCCCGGCGAGGGCACGGTCGGCGTCGAGGGTCACGAAGGCGCCCAGGTCACCGCCCCGCTCCGCGCGTGCGATGAGTTCCTCGGTGAGCGAGACGCTGGTCAGCGTCCCGGCGGCGAGTCGGGACAGGGCGGTGTGCATGGGCGGACCCTAAGGTCACCGCCGTAACCGGTGAACAGGGCTGTTTCGCAATGCGAGACTGCGGCCCGCACCGCACCTCCCGCTCTGGGCGTGCCGTAGTCCCCGATACGTCTCTCTGCGTACAGCCGATGTTTCATTCAGGTCACCGACGGCTCCGCCGTCTCTCATATCGAATCCGTGCCCTGTCCAGGCACGGACGGCGGCCCTACGTTCGCGGCCACTTCCACCACTCCGCCGCAGCCCGTGACCTGCGGCTCAAGGCCCTCCGGAGCCCGCCATGGAACACCCCGCGATCCAGCCGTCCCGCCGCAGCGTCCTCAGAGGCCTCGGAGCCACTGCCGTGGCGGCCTCCCCGATCCTGTCCGCCTGTTCCTCCGGCCTCAAGGGCTCGGGCACATCGACCGGCAACACCATCAAGATCGGTTACGTCAGCCCGCGCACCGGCGCCTACGCCGCTTTCGCCGAGTCCGACGCCTACATCCTCAAGCAGGTGCGTGCCTTCTTCGCCAAGGGGATCACGTACGACGGCAAGAAGTACGACGTGAAGATCCTGGACCGCGACACGGGCTCGGACCCGCAGCAGGCGGCCACCATCGCTGACGAGCTGATCTCCCAGCAGGAGGTCGACCTCGTCCTCGTCACCGCGACGCCGGACACGATCCACCCGGTCGCGGCCAAGTGCGAGAGCGAGGGCGTGCCCTGCATCTCGACCATCGAGCCCTGGCAGGCCTGGTTCTTCGGGCGTGGCGGCACGCCGAAGAAGACCTTCAAGTACACGTTCCACTTCTTCGACGGCATCGAGCACCTGGCCAGGGTCGAGAGCGACATGTGGCGGCAGCACGGCACCAACAAGAAGGTCGGCGTGCTGTGGCCGAACGACTCCGACGGCAACGCCTTCCGGGACAAGACCACCGGATACCGCGCGCAGCCGCCGACCAAGGGCTTCACGTTCGTCGACCCGGGTTCCTACGAGCCCGGCACCAAGGACTTCTCGTCGATCATCGCGAAGTTCAAGAAGGAGGGCGTCGAGATCCTCGCCGGCGTGCCCTCGCCGCCCGACTTCTCGACGTTCTGGACGCAGGCCGCGCAGCAGGGTTTCAAGCCCAGGGTCGCCACCATCTCCAAGGCCATCCTCTTCGAGTCGTCGGTGTCCTCTCTGCCGAACAACCTCGGCAACGGGCTGTGCACGGCGAGCTGGTGGGTGCCGCAGTTCCCCTTCACCTCCACGCTCACCGGCCAGACCGCCACCGCACTCGCCGACGACTACGAGAAGTCCCCGCTGTCGAAGGGCCGCACGTGGAACCAGGGGCTGGGCCCCAACCACGCGCTGTTCGAGGTCGCCAACCACGTCCTGCGCCACGCGAATCCCAAGGACCGTGAGGCGGTCGCCGCCCAGATCGCCAAGACCAGCCTCGACACCGTCCTCGGCCACCTCTCCTGGACCGGCGGCGGAGCGGCCAACCCGGTCAAGAACGTCGCCACCATCCCCATGGTCGGCACCCAGTGGGTCAAGGGCAGCGGTGGGGCGTACGACCTCAAGGTCATCAGCAACACCTTGCTGCCGCAGGTCAAGCCCGACGCCAAGGCGGCGGAACTGTGACCACCCCGCTGCTGGAAGTGGACCATCTTGCCGTCCGGTTCGGGGAGTTGCGGGTCCTGGAGGACGTCGAGCTGACCGTCCCTCGCGGGCAGGCCGTCGGCATCGTCGGCCCGAACGGCGCGGGCAAGTCCACACTGCTGAGCGCGATCTCGGGCGTAGAGCGCGCGAGTGCGGGGGCCGTACGGCTGGCGGGCCGCGACGTCACCCGCACTTCCGCGGCCGAACGATGCCGGCTCGGCGTCGGCCGCTCCTTCCAGATACCACGCCCGTTCGCCGACCTGACCGTGTTCGAGAACGCCCTGGTCGGCGCCGAGCGGGGAGCCGGGCTGCGGGGCGCTCACGCCCGCGAACGATCCCTGCGCGCGCTGGAGACCGCCGGGCTGCTCGGCCTCGCCAACAAGCCCGCCGGTTCCCTGCCCCTCCTCGGCCGGAAACGGCTGGAGCTGGCACGGGCGCTCGCCACCGGCCCCGAACTGCTCCTCCTCGACGAGATCGCCGGCGGGCTCACCGAGGCCGAGGCGGAGGAACTCGTCGCCACCGTGCTGTCACTGAAGGAGTCCGGCGTGACGATCCTGTGGATCGAGCACGTCGTCAAGGCGCTGGTCCAGGTCGTCGACCGGCTGGTCTGCCTCGCCTACGGCCGCATCCGCGTCGACGGCGACCCGCACGAGGTACTGGCCAGTGACGAGGTCGCCGAGGTCTATCTGGGAGGTACGGCGGCATGAGCGCACTGCTGAACGTGGCCGACGTCGACGCCGGATACGGGGACTTCCAGGCCCTGTTCGGCATCGACCTCGAAGTGGACGAGGGCGAGCTGCTGGCCCTGGTCGGCGCCAACGGGGCAGGAAAGTCAACGCTGTTGCGGACCATCGCCGGAGCCCTGAAGCCGTTCCGCGGCACCGTCCGCTTCGCCGGCGAGGACGTCACCGCGGACCCCGACGTCCGACGGGCCCGCAAGGGCATCGGTCTGGTGCCGGAGGGCCGCCGCCTCTTCCCGTCCCTCACCGTGGAGGAGAACCTCCAAGTGGGCGCGGCGACCGGGCGGAAGGGGCCTTGGAACCTGGCCAAGGTGTACGAGGCGATGCCGCTGGTCGCCGACCGCCGTACCCGCAGGGCGGCCCGGCTCTCCGGCGGTGAGCAGCAGGCCGTTGCCATCGGCCGGGCCCTGATGGGCAATCCGCGTCTGCTGCTCCTCGACGAGGTGTCCCTGGGGCTGGCCCCGCTCGTGGTGGACCAGCTGTACACGGCACTGCCGGGCATCCGCGCCGAAGGGACGACGGTGGTCCTCGTCGAACAGGACCTCAACCGCACGCTCGCCGTCGCGGACCGTATCGCCTGCGTCCTGGAAGGGCGCATCGTGCTCACCGGGCGGGCCGACCGGCTCACCCGCGACCAGGTGACCGCCGCCTACTTCGGCACCGGCACTCTCCCGGAGGTGACCTCCTCATGACCTGGGTCAACGCGATCGTGCAGGGCATGCTGCTCGGCGGCATCTTCGCCATGGCCGCCGCCGGCCTGTCCCTGATCTTCGGCGTGATGCGGATCGCCAACCTCGCCCACGGCGACCTGATGATCCTCGGCGGTTACGTCGCCTCCGTGGCGGCGGCCCACTACGGAGTCCCCGTCCCGGTCACCGTCCTGGTATCGATGATCGCCGTCGGCGCGCTCGGCTATCTCGTCCAGCGCTCCATGCTGGACCGCGCGATGAGCCTGGGCGAACTCACCCCGATGCTGGTCACCTTCGGCATCTCCCTCATCATCCCGAACGTCCTCGTCCAGATGTTCAGCAACGACGCCCAGCCCCTGTCCACAGGCTCCCTCGGCACCGCGAGCATCGACCTCGGCGGCGGCCTGGCGATCGGCTGGTTCCCGCTGATCACCGTCGTGGCAGCGGTCGCCGTGCTCACCGCCCTGCACCTCTTCCTCCACCGCACCCAGCCGGGCCGTATCGTCCGCGCCACGGCCGACGACCGCACGACGGTCCGTCTGATGGGCGTGGACAACCGCCGGATCTACGCCCTGACTTCGGTCATCGCCTTCGCCACGGTCGCGCTGGCCGGTTCGCTCTACACCATGCGCCAGGGCGGGGTGACCCCGTACGAGGGCCAGCTCACCGTCCTGTTCGCCTTCGAGACGGTCATCATCGGCGGCCTGGGGTCTCTGTGGGGAACCCTCGCCGGCGGCATGGTCCTGGGCATCGCGCAGTCCGTCGGTGCCCAGATATCTCCCGACCTGCCCCTGCTCGCGGGGCACCTGGTCTTCCTCCTCATCCTGGTGGTCCGCCCCCAGGGCCTGTTCGGCAGGAGTGTTCCCGCATGACCGTCCAGACAGCCCCCGCCGCGGAGGCGACCGCACTGCCCGCCGTCCACCGCGGTGGCCGCGCGACGGCCCTCGGCCTGACCGGAACGGCCGTCGTCCTGCTGGCGATGGCCGTCCTGCCGTACCTCGTGGCCACCGGCGTCACCGCGCAACTCGTCAAGCTCTGCTACCTGGTGGCCCTCGCCTCCATGTGGAACCTGCTCACGGGCTACGCGGGCATGATGTCCATGGGCCAGCAAGCCTTCATCGGCCTGGGCGCCTACCTCCTGTTCGTCGTCAACGACCACGGGTTGAACGTCTACACGGGCACCTTCGTGGTCTCCGCACTGGTGGCCCTGGTCGCCTGGCCGTTGTCGTACCTCGCCTTCCGGCTGCGCGGCGGCTACTTCGCCGTGGGCACCTGGGTGATCGCCGAAGTCGTACGTCTGATCGTGGTGCGCTTCGACTCCCTGGGAGCGGCGAGCGGACGCAGCCTGTCCGATGTCACCGCCGACCCGGTGCTGCGGCGGGCGTACACCTACTGGCTGGCACTCGCCGTCATGGCGGCGGCCGTGCTCGGGACGTACGCCGTCCTGCGCAGCCGGCTCGGCCTGGGCCTGCAGGCCATCCGCGACGACGACACCGCCGCGGGCTCCCTCGGCGTGAACGTCACCCGCGGCAAGCGCGTCATCTACGTCGCCGCGGCGGGGGGCTGCGCGGCGGCGGGCGCGGTGATCTGCGTGAACAGCCTGGGCGTCGCGTCGCCGACACAGATCTTCGGGGTCCAGTACTCGGCCCTGATGGTCTTCATGGTGGTCATCGGCGGCATCGGCACGGTCGAGGGACCCGTCGTCGGCGCCGTCGCCTACTTCCTGCTCGACAAGTACTTCGCGCAGAGCGGTGTCTGGTACCTGGTCGTGGTCGGCGCGGCGGCCATCGTGGTCTCGCTGTACCTGCCACGCGGTCTGTGGGGAACGCTGGCACACCGCACGGGCTTCGCCGTCTTCCCGGTGCGCCACACTGTCCGGCTGTGATCCTCAGCGACGAGGATGGGCGGCCCGGTCGGTGCCCCGGTCCGCGAGTCGTGGCCGGCCGCCGCGCGCGCACTTGTTCGCTGCGAAGGGCCGGCTCCGCTCTGGCGGTGCATCGGCTGCCCCCTCCGTCCGCACCGTGCGCACGAGACCCGGCCGGACACCTTGCCCGGCCGGGTCTCGGATGCAGTGCATCCCGCCTGTCACGGCGAGGCGGGGGTCACGTGCCGGCGTTCCCCATGTCGAGCACGATCTTGCCCACCACCGCGCCCGTGCGCAGCCGCTCCACGGCCTCGCCGAGCGCGTCCATCCCGTAGCTCTCGTACGGCAGCGTCAGCGCACCCGAGGACAGCTCCGGCAGCAGGCGCAGCACCTCGGGGGCGACCTCCGCGCTGCGGTTGATCATGTTCACGGGGAGGAGGGAGACGTCCGCGAGGAAGAAGTCCGCGAGGTCCAGGGTGAGCTCGCGCCCGGCCGTGTAGCCGAGGAGTGCGGCCCGGCCGCGGGGCCGGACCAGCGTGAGGGCGTCGCGCAGGATCTGGCCGCCGACGGTGTCGATCAGGACGTCGACCTTGCCGCCGATCGCCTCCTCGGAGAGGTCGGAGGCGAGCAGTGCCTTGGCGACGCCGGGCACATGCGCCAGCTTCGCCGGGCGGCCGACCGCGCCGACCACCTCCGCGCCGGCGCGCGCCGCGAGCTGCACAGCCACGGCACCGACCGCGCCGGACGCGCCGGTGACCAGCACCCGCTCCCCCGGCCGCACCTGGGTGATCGCATGGACGGACGCCCAGGCGGTGCCGACCGGCGAGAAGTAGATGCACGCCATGGCGGGGTCGGTGCCCTCGGGCATGATCTCCGCGGCCGCGTCCGGCACGAGCACGTGCTCGGCCCAGGCGCCGTCACGGCTCAGGCCCAGCCCTTCGCCGCGCAGCCGGACGAGGGCGCCCTCGGGGTGCGTGTCGGAGGCGACGACGTAGCCGCTGCCCTGAGTGCCGGGGACGAACGGCAATGCGGGCAGGATGCCGAACTGTCCGTCGAGGATGTTCAGGTCCAGATGGGCGGCGGTGGCCGCCGCCACCCGGACGAGCGTATGTCCGGGGCGCGGCTCGGGCACGGTGCGTTCCCCGAGCTTCGGCAGAGTGCCGAACTTCTCGAGGAACAGGGCGCGCGACGTGGATGCGGTAGTGCTCACGTGCTGTGTTCTCCGTTCTTTCCCCGTTGGTGACTGCGCTCCCCCGTAGATCGCCGACGCCCCTTGTCTAGACCTTGGCCCCATACTTGTACAGTACACGCATCGCGATCACGCGCAGGATCCGGTCGTAGACGAGGCCCAGGATGCCGAGGGTGATGATGCCGACGAAGACCCAGTCGATCCGGCCGTAGTTCCGGGAGGTCCAGATGAGGGAGCCGAGACCCACCTGGGCGGCGACGATCTCGGCGGAGACGATCGTCAGGAAGCTGTTGCCCATGGCGAGGCGGGCGCCCGTGAGGATGTACGGGACGGTGGACGGCAACACGACGCGCTGCAGGATCTGGCGGCGGCCGGCCCCGAGGCTGGCGGCGGCCCGCAGTTTGGACTCGTTGACGGCCATCACGCCCGCGCTGGTGTTGAGCGTGACGATGAAGACGGCCGTGTAGAAAATCAGGACCACCTTCGAACTCTCACCGATGCCCAGCCACACCACCGCCAGTGTCACGAAGGCGACCGGCGGAATGAAGCGGAAGAACTCGGTGTACGGCTCCAGGAGCACGCGGACGATCCTGATCTGTCCGATGAGCAGGCCGACCGGGGCGCCCACCACGACGCCCAGGCCCCAGCCGATCAGGATGCGACGACTGGAGGCGATGATCGAGTTGCCCAGCGTTCCGTCGGCCGCCAGCTCGCGGGCGGCCGACAGGGTCTGACTCGGCGAGGCGACCAAGGACGGACCGTACTTCATGGCCAGGAGCTGCCAGACACCCAGGCCGACGAGGATGGCGACGATGTAGAGGCCGATGGTGCGCAGCGCCTGTCCGCCGCCCTTCCCCGTGGTGCGGCGGGTGCGGGTCCGGGTGCGGGCCGTGGCGGGGGCCTCGGTCGTAGTAATGGTCATGCGCCCTTCGCCTCTCGGTCGAGCTGGTCGTCGAGCCCTTGGTCGCGCATGGCCTTGCGGACCTCTTCTCCGATGTCCTCGCGCAGCTGGTTGCGCAGGCGCAGGGCGGCCGGGTCGGACTCGTTGCGGGGACGCGGCAGGTCGACCGTGTACAGGGACTTGATCGAGGCCGCGGGGCCAGCCGTCATCACGGCGACCCGGTCGGCGAGGAGGATCGCCTCGTCGATGTCGTGCGTGACGAAGACGATGGTGCAGCCGGACGCGCTCCAGATACGAGCCGTCTCCTGCTGAAGCACCTGCCGGGTCTGCGCGTCGAGCGCGCCGAAGGGCTCGTCCATGAGGACGACACCTGGCTCGTTGGCGAGGACCCGGGCGATCTGGACGCGCTGGCGCATGCCGCCGCTGAGCTGGCCGGGGTACCGGTCCGCGCAGTGGCGCAGTCCGACCAGGCCGAGGTACTCGTCGGCCACCCGGTTCTGCTCGGCGCGGGACATGCCGCGCATGCGAGGTCCGAAGGTGACGTTCTGCTGCACCGTCAGCCAGTCGAAGAGCGCCTCACTGCTCTGGAACACCATGCCGAGTTCCGGGTGCGGGCCGCGGACGGGTGCACCGTTCGCGGTGAGAGTCCCCTCGCTGACCTGAGTGAATCCCGCCATGGCCGACAGCAGTGTGGACTTGCCGCAGCCGCTCGGTCCGAGCAAACAGAGAAACTCTCCGGCCGGGATGTCCAGATCGATGCCCTGGACGGCCTGGAAGTCACCGAAGGAGATGCCCGCGCCTTCGACACGCAGAGCCGCTCCACGTCCGGGTGCCGGCTCCGTACCGGGAGCTGCCACAGTTGTCGCGGCCACCGCGACGTCCCCCGGCACCGTCTCCTTCTCCATCCCCTGGATCGCCTTGGCCATCAGGATCCCTCCGCGTTGTCGGAAAGCCAGCCGCGCTGGACGGTGCGGGACACATCGGGGCGGGCCTTCACCTTGCCGGTGTCCAGGTAGAACTGGGCTGTGCTGTCGTAGCCCTCGAGGTCCTTCGCCGTGAAGTCGCGGACGCCGAAGTTGATCTCCCTCACCGCGGTCAGGGTCTGGTCGGTGGGGATCTTCGCGGCCTTCTTGGTGGACTGTGCCGCGACCTGCGGGTCGCTTTCGGTCTTCTCCGCCGCTTCCGTGAGAGTGGCCGCCACCTTCGCGGCGACGTCCCTGTTGTCCTTCAGCCAGGTCGACGTCGACAGCAGCCAGTGCTGGTAGCTGAAGCCGTAGTCGCCGGTGGTCTCCAGGATCCGCTCGCCCAGCTCCACCCCCTTGGCCGGCCACGGTTCCCACAGGACGTAGGCGTCCACGTCGCCCTTCTTGGTGAGCGCCGGGATCTCGGCAGGGTCGGCCGTGACGAATTCGACCGAGTCAGGCTTGATGCCCTTCGATTCGAGGAACCGCGTGGCTGCCAGCTGGGACAGGCCCGGGACCACGGCCATCTTCCGGATCTTCGCGGCGGACTTCACATCGGGCCCCAGAACGACCTTGAGGTACTTCCCGGAGTCCTCGTACACGAGGAGTGAGCGCAGGTCCTGGCTCTCCCCGAGCAGGCCGATGGTGGTGGCGTCGGAGTTCCCCGCCATCTGGACCTGTCCCGCGTTGAGAGCGTCGACACCTTCCCCGCCCTTGGCGAACTGGACGAGGTCGACGTCGACCCCGTGCTTGGCCCACAGTCCCTCGGCATCGGCCACGAAGAACGGCGCGTACGCAGCGTCGATACCTACGGCGATGCGGATGTGGGGAACACCTGCCTTGCCGCCGGACCCCGAGCCGGCGTCGGTGGTACCCGCTCCGCAGGCGGTCACGGTGGTCAGCGCGGCGGCGAGGAAGACGGTGCCGGCGATGCGTTGGCCGGGGCGGGCATTCGGGCGGGACGTATTCTGCATGGTCACCTCGGAGTTGGGCGCTTTTGGCAGGTAATCGGGGGTGCGGGCCCGTGAGTGGGCGAACGCTACTTCCGGTGGAGGGGCAGGAGCATGCGCGACGGTCCGCTCAGCGGGACGGGCTCGCACGTGGTTCGTCACAGGCGGTCACTTGGCGTGCTGGTCGTACCAGCCCCGCAACAGCACGGTGTCGTAGTCGGGTGCGTTCTTGATGAGCTTCTGCGCGAGGAGGAAGTCCACGATCTTGCGCGAGGAGGCGACATCGGCCGAGGTCAGGGAGCGAGCCGTGAAGGAGATCTCGCCGACGCCCTTCTCCGTCTGGGCCACCGGCAGCTGGGCCTGCTCGTGCGCCGCGACGGCGGCCGCGTGCGGATCCTTCGTCACCAGCCGGTCGGCCTCCGCGACCACCTTGAACACCTTCCCGGCGAGATTTTCGTTCTCTTTCAGCCACTTGTCGTCCGCGAGCAGCCACTGCTTGTACGTGACGCCGAAGTCGCCGATGGAACCGGCGATGTGGCCGCCGGCCTCGACGCCCTTGGTCGCCCAGGGGTCGAAGAGGATGTAACCGTCGATGTCACCGCGCTGGAGCATGGTGGGGATCTCCTGCGGCGAGCTCTGCTGGATCTTCACGGAGTCCGGGTCGATGCCGTGGTGGTCCAGGTACTCGTGCGTGGCGTACAGGCCGATGCCCTGGATCGAACCCATCGTCTTGATCTGGCTCGGCGAGGTGACGCCCTTGCGCAGGACGACCTTGAGGTAGCGGCCCGAGGACTGGAACACGCCCAGGGCGCGCAGGCGCGGGTTGCTCACCATCTGCGGCAGCGCGGTGGAGTCCGCGTTCACGGAGATCTGTGCAGTGCCGGCCGTGACCGCCTGGGCTGCGGCGGGTCCACCCTCCACCTTCGTCAGCTGCACGTCGAGGCCGGCCTTCTTGAACATGCCGTTCTCGACGGCCAGATACAGCGGGGCGTACGCGGCGTCGACGCCGAGCGCGATCCGCACGGTCGGGCTCGTGCCGCCCGCGGATCCCGCCGAGTCGGTGGTGCCCGCGCCGCAGGCGGTGGCGAGGAGGAGGGTGAACAGGGCGACCGCCGGACGCCCTCCCGTTCGGTGGAGACGGAACATTGAAAACGACCTCCGGTCGGAGTGCTGTCGAGGTGGCCGAAACCTGGCACTCCGGAAGACCTGTGCAAAGCGCGACGTCCCGTCTGGCGGACCGGCTCGATCGAGGCGGCTTGCGGCCGTTCGTACGCTCCAGCGAACTGACGCCCGAACGGCAAGGAGCACGCACAGCTCCGAGGGCGGGCGCTGTCGTCAGCGATCGCCGGCGGACCGTCACCCGGGGTCGCCACGACACCGCCGGCCGCCACCGGGTGGCACTTGTCCTCTTCGCGCGCATCCCGAAGTACTCCGGGCAACACCCTCCGCAGGATGCCGACCAGCCCCAGGAGGAGAACACCGGCATACCCGTAGCCTGATGTTTACACCCCCGCCCCTCTATGCAACATGGCGTTGTTGCACTTCAAATGGCCTGTAACGCCGTGCGACGGAGTAAGGGGACGCTGATGGGGTCGTATTCAGACGAGGACGTCCTGCTGCCGAATTCCGTCCTGGGCAAGGCCCAGCTGCTGCTCGCCGCGTTCGAGTCGGGGGCGGACCGCCTGCGACTGAGCGAGCTGAGCCGCCGCTCGGGCGTGCCCAAGGCGTCGGCGTACCGCCTCGCCCAGGAAATGGTGCAGTGGGGTCTGCTGGACCGGCGCGGTGAGATGTACGAGCTCGGCATCAGGCTCTTTCACCTGGGGCAGCGAGTGCCCGCCTCCTCGGTGCTGCGGACCGTGGCCCGCCCGCGGATGGCCGACCTGTTCACACGCACCCGCACGGCCGTGCACCTCGCGGTCCTCGACGGCACCCACGTGCTGTTCCTGGAGAAGATCGCAGGCGAGGCCAACGTGCTCGGCCCCTCGTACGTCGGCGGTCACCTCCCCGCTTCCTGTGCGGCGACCGGTCAGATGCTGCTCGCCCTGGCGCCGGACGGACCCGAGCGGGTGGCGGCGCTCACCGACGCGGGGCTGCCCGCGATGACCCGACGCTCGGTGACGGACCCGCGGGTCCTGGCCCAGCGGCTGTCGAAGGCGGCACGCCAGGGGTACGCGCTGGAGGTCGAGGAGGTCAGAGCCGGGCACGCCAGCCTCGCCGTGCCGGTCGCTCTGCCCGGCTCGGAGTACGCGGCGCTCTCGGTCACCGCACCGGTCACGCAGGTGTCGGCGGACCGGTGCCTCGCGGCGTTGCGTGCCGCGGCGGAGAGCATCGAGCGGGGTGTGGCGCAGAAGACGCAGGACAGTCCGTCGTACGAAAGGGCTCGCGCGGTTCGCCGGCCGAAACGGGCCGGGGCGCGTCCCGCCCGCGCCGCGAGCTGAGCAGTAGTTCGCCGCGTCCGCGCGCCTCCACTCCGCAGCCGGTTCCGGTCAGCAGAACACCCCCGTGGCCCGCCTCCCCGACCCCGGTGATCGTGAGATTCCGCAAAGGCTGCGGACACGTAAGGGGAGGAGCCGTGGTGGGACCAGACACGGACCCGGCAACACTGCGCGTGCTCGACCTGACCGACGAACTCGCCTTCCAGGGAGCCCGGTTGCTCGTCGGAATCGGCGCCGACGTGGTACGGACCGAGCCGGGCACCGGCCTCGACACGGCCGCCCGTACGCACTGGCACGCAGGCAAACGCTGGACCCCGGCCAACAGCACGGCCGAGCTCGACGCACTGGCGGCGGACGCCGACGTCGTCCTGGAGAGCGGGCCCGTGGCGCGGCTGCGCGGCCTGCGGGAGGACGGCTCGTCCCGGTGGCCGCACGCCGTACACGTGGTGGTGACGCCGTTCGGGCTGACCGGCCCGCGCCGCGACTGGATCGGCGACGATCTGGTGCTGGCGTCGGCGGGCGGCATGACCTGGCTCGGCGGACGCCCCGACGCACAGCCCAAGCCGCCGCCGCGCGAACAGGCGCTCCAGACCGCCGGCGCCCACGCGGCGATCGGGGCGCTCCTGGCCGTGGTGTCGGGCACCCCTCAACTGGTCGACATCTCCGCGCAGGAGGCCGTCGCCGCCACGCTGGAGACCGCCGCCCTCGCATGGATCCACGCCGGACGTTTCCCCGTACGCAACGGAGGGGTGTACGAACACGTGGCGCACCAGATCTTCGAGGCGGCGGACGGGTATGTGGCCGGGGGCTACTCCGGCAGCAACCGGATGTGGACGGATCTGCTGGCGTGGATGGCCGAGCGTGGCGAGGCCGGTGACCTCCTCGACGAGCGCTGGCAGGACGCCACGTTCCGGTGGCGGCAGCGCCCCCATGTGGACGCAGTCGTACGGCAGTTCGCGGCGGGGCAGCCGGCCGCCGAACTGGCCGCGGAGGCGCGGAACCGGGCCCTGCCGTGGGCGGAGGTCGTACCGGCCGCGCGTCTGACCGACAACCCGCAGCTGCGCGACCGCGAGTCCCTGGTCACGATCACCGGCGAGGGGCTGCCCGACGGCGGCGTCCAGGACGTCGGCTTTCC is a genomic window containing:
- a CDS encoding zinc-binding alcohol dehydrogenase family protein, translated to MSTTASTSRALFLEKFGTLPKLGERTVPEPRPGHTLVRVAAATAAHLDLNILDGQFGILPALPFVPGTQGSGYVVASDTHPEGALVRLRGEGLGLSRDGAWAEHVLVPDAAAEIMPEGTDPAMACIYFSPVGTAWASVHAITQVRPGERVLVTGASGAVGAVAVQLAARAGAEVVGAVGRPAKLAHVPGVAKALLASDLSEEAIGGKVDVLIDTVGGQILRDALTLVRPRGRAALLGYTAGRELTLDLADFFLADVSLLPVNMINRSAEVAPEVLRLLPELSSGALTLPYESYGMDALGEAVERLRTGAVVGKIVLDMGNAGT
- a CDS encoding ABC transporter ATP-binding protein → MAKAIQGMEKETVPGDVAVAATTVAAPGTEPAPGRGAALRVEGAGISFGDFQAVQGIDLDIPAGEFLCLLGPSGCGKSTLLSAMAGFTQVSEGTLTANGAPVRGPHPELGMVFQSSEALFDWLTVQQNVTFGPRMRGMSRAEQNRVADEYLGLVGLRHCADRYPGQLSGGMRQRVQIARVLANEPGVVLMDEPFGALDAQTRQVLQQETARIWSASGCTIVFVTHDIDEAILLADRVAVMTAGPAASIKSLYTVDLPRPRNESDPAALRLRNQLREDIGEEVRKAMRDQGLDDQLDREAKGA
- a CDS encoding ABC transporter substrate-binding protein yields the protein MQNTSRPNARPGQRIAGTVFLAAALTTVTACGAGTTDAGSGSGGKAGVPHIRIAVGIDAAYAPFFVADAEGLWAKHGVDVDLVQFAKGGEGVDALNAGQVQMAGNSDATTIGLLGESQDLRSLLVYEDSGKYLKVVLGPDVKSAAKIRKMAVVPGLSQLAATRFLESKGIKPDSVEFVTADPAEIPALTKKGDVDAYVLWEPWPAKGVELGERILETTGDYGFSYQHWLLSTSTWLKDNRDVAAKVAATLTEAAEKTESDPQVAAQSTKKAAKIPTDQTLTAVREINFGVRDFTAKDLEGYDSTAQFYLDTGKVKARPDVSRTVQRGWLSDNAEGS
- a CDS encoding ABC transporter permease, whose amino-acid sequence is MTITTTEAPATARTRTRTRRTTGKGGGQALRTIGLYIVAILVGLGVWQLLAMKYGPSLVASPSQTLSAARELAADGTLGNSIIASSRRILIGWGLGVVVGAPVGLLIGQIRIVRVLLEPYTEFFRFIPPVAFVTLAVVWLGIGESSKVVLIFYTAVFIVTLNTSAGVMAVNESKLRAAASLGAGRRQILQRVVLPSTVPYILTGARLAMGNSFLTIVSAEIVAAQVGLGSLIWTSRNYGRIDWVFVGIITLGILGLVYDRILRVIAMRVLYKYGAKV
- a CDS encoding ABC transporter substrate-binding protein produces the protein MFRLHRTGGRPAVALFTLLLATACGAGTTDSAGSAGGTSPTVRIALGVDAAYAPLYLAVENGMFKKAGLDVQLTKVEGGPAAAQAVTAGTAQISVNADSTALPQMVSNPRLRALGVFQSSGRYLKVVLRKGVTSPSQIKTMGSIQGIGLYATHEYLDHHGIDPDSVKIQQSSPQEIPTMLQRGDIDGYILFDPWATKGVEAGGHIAGSIGDFGVTYKQWLLADDKWLKENENLAGKVFKVVAEADRLVTKDPHAAAVAAHEQAQLPVAQTEKGVGEISFTARSLTSADVASSRKIVDFLLAQKLIKNAPDYDTVLLRGWYDQHAK
- a CDS encoding IclR family transcriptional regulator; protein product: MGSYSDEDVLLPNSVLGKAQLLLAAFESGADRLRLSELSRRSGVPKASAYRLAQEMVQWGLLDRRGEMYELGIRLFHLGQRVPASSVLRTVARPRMADLFTRTRTAVHLAVLDGTHVLFLEKIAGEANVLGPSYVGGHLPASCAATGQMLLALAPDGPERVAALTDAGLPAMTRRSVTDPRVLAQRLSKAARQGYALEVEEVRAGHASLAVPVALPGSEYAALSVTAPVTQVSADRCLAALRAAAESIERGVAQKTQDSPSYERARAVRRPKRAGARPARAAS